One genomic region from Falco rusticolus isolate bFalRus1 chromosome 19, bFalRus1.pri, whole genome shotgun sequence encodes:
- the LOC119139973 gene encoding GON-4-like protein isoform X4, giving the protein MAAAALAAPAAPRRHGGAGGPCAANMAAAAPRPGNMAARRLRGGVGASASYGGSGTGQDGAARPGRRSAAASRFPLFQVGAGMSLSLKMLPCKKRRAAVAGPQSPRERGGAGEDGELPGAGASSSAGAADGGASSARAGPGRAGGQPACGAALWRGPGEAAPKGGKRLPGRPATGPAPEAPGAKEASAAPPLPEGPSAAAEGKTPKLYTEVEMNSQRDPYLTENQSAVPESPVRSSSQLAVRSPTMVKPLKNIRAEEQDGEDIERRKRRRKATKRKREGKSQEEEGSLSCDIKLDDTLDRTLEDGAKQHNLTVVNVRNILHEVITNEHVVAMMKAAISETEDIPLFEPKMTRSKLKEVVEKGVVIPTWNISPIKKANEVKPPQFVDIPLEEDDSSDEEYQPDDEDEDETAEESLLESDVESTASSPRGAKRSRTRRSSDEEGGTLCEMEKVTTSVVRHISAEVVPMGPPPPPKPKQNKDSTFMEKLHAVDEELASSPVCMDSYQSLEDSLIAFRTRSKRPLKDVPLGQLEAELRAPDITPDMYDPNTADDEEWKRWLGGLMNDDVENEDEADDDDDPEYNFLEDLDEPDTEDFRNDRAVRITKKEVNELMEELFETFQDEMGFSNMEDEGPEDEDNVTESRPNFNTPQALRFEEPLANLLNEQHRTVKEQLEQLRMKKSSIKPPQEIEKSKPQNEKPLQSLVLDSVQRKRLQQQMQQHVQLLTQIHLLASSNPALSSEAGTTRMFLSELGNFARSSTILRLSFNPKFQTMFQPCNLKGALQLIEDFHAQVQVDWSPRKAVKKSANEFPCLPKQVAWILATRRVFMYPELLPICALKANPPRDKIIFTKAEDNLLALGLKHFEGTEFPKPLISKYLLPTKTAHQLTVRIKNLNMNRAPDNIIRYYKKTKQLPILFKCCEEIQPNEWKPPVEREEHRLPFWLKASLPSIQRELKQLAEDAREMPGSPDAESVFLGTGKDTADTERDEKYPLLMPKGLVLTLKPLANRFSRRAWRRQRSSALKPVLIRPSPCLQPSSNAINIQKTVKLSQSEAPPSKVMVQIPRLIQPATVMQTVPGVQPLNVPAVVGSGDGLEFQNVLSTSHSDSRQAFSAAVPPALVSSNPVTFQPKVMLPALAGAKIRKPCVRKGYQKKKGTKSAPLIKASALIQPSPVILTVPATTVKVVNIGNGCNMIQPINTTVGRGTQAIPVTTLLVNPSTFPCPLNQPLVTSSIPSLIVSPNPVGLSASSVGENEEQLNLVPACLAGKNKSTYPTVEPKAEPPELYVSCSAVSPKEECGTNPSTSNNSSQEEVNKSDCCSWTVVEGDENVSEPLSVDLLPHLEDPDETVKIEPEESNDATKEVNPVQKRDLLCAEVKEEFMLDLGQELNMEAECSCSDDLKEIKKEQHALCEEKGEEERRALQSTPHGEQQMDAGVVAGPQVSSESPKNLSYAADVEAEFSSPLGRPEDSSSIDGQSVGTPAGPEAAGEREGQEEEEEDDFDDFTQDEDEEMSSASEESILSVPELQETMEKLTWLATERRLSQEGDSEEENSQEDNSEPEEEEEEEGEGIESSQKDDEICGDISEEPKSAFTLTKTAPQVEAHRIPAGENMKAPGKSRSSHRTRNKRGRARASKDTSKLLLLYDEDILERDPLREQKDLAFAQAYLTRVREALQHVPGKYEDFLRVIYEFEISTDKRTAVDLYSTLQKLLHDWPQLLTDFAAFLLPEQALECGLFEEQQAFEKSRKFLRQLEICFAENPAHHQKIIKVLQSCADCLPQEIAELKTQMWQLLKGHDHLQDEFSIFFDHLRPSASRMGDFEEINWTEEKEYEFDGFEEVSLPDVEEEDEPPKMHAASKNKKRKEIGGQNNDKEVEWVDGMKECSCSCHEGSSDLKLKKSKRRTCSHCSSKVCENKFYKNKDSPELTASLVQQESSPQPEGKDSGMSKEPAEESLENRNEGEDFQSKTKPMSRKVDSLASAGSHLEGKIVSSRHASSEKAALPDSQVQEAGVGAVVNAAQDSDSSATGPRWTHLQKPTLKLPQETKDCPCTAGGEGLSQQQPGNAAVSAGPSRDLLSSRSAAVKGLTGPSSSSGRSLCQTEGLHSDSSDKLPVFGHASKSGMKDFEGPPLPLEGKPEAKQGWITPGRKPTLGASAF; this is encoded by the exons ATGGCCGCGGCTGCGCtcgccgctcccgccgccccgcgtCGTCACGGCGGCGCCGGCGGCCCCTGCGCCGCCAACATGGCGGCGGCTGCTCCGCGGCCGGGTAACATGGCGGCGCGGCGCCTGCGCGGGGGGGTCGGCGCTTCCGCTTCCTACGGAGGGAGCGGGACGGGACAGGacggcgcggcccggcccgggcggcGGAGTGCCGCTGCCAGCCGCTTTCCTCTCTTCCAGGTGGGCGCCGGGATGTCGCTCTCGCTGAAGATGCTGCCCTGCAAGAAGAGGAGAGCGGCCGTGGCGGGGCCGCAGAGCCcgcgggagcgcggcggcgcCGGGGAGGACGGGGAGCTGCCCGGCGCCGGCGCCTCCTCCTCGGCGGGGGCTGCCGATGGCGGCGCCTCCTCCGCcagagcggggccgggccgggccggcgggcagcCCGCCTGCGGCGCGGCCCTGTGGAGGGGGCCCGGGGAAGCGGCGCCGAAGGGCGGGAAGAGGCTCCCGGGCAGGCCGGCCACGGGCCCCGCTCCGGAGGCGCCGGGCGCGAAGGAGGCCtccgcggccccgccgctccccgaGGGCCCCTCGGCGGCGGCGGAAG GGAAAACACCTAAGCTGTATACAGAAGTGGAAATGAATTCACAGAGAGATCCGTATCTGACTGAAAACCAGTCTGCAGTGCCAGAGTCTCCAGTGAGAAGTTCTTCGCAGCTGGCTGTTAGAAGTCCTACCATGGTAAAGCCACTGAAGAACATTAGAGCTG agGAGCAAGATGGAGAGGATAttgagagaaggaagaggaggaggaaggcaaccaaaaggaaaagagaagggaaaagtcAAGAAGAGGAAGGATCTTTGTCTTGTGACATCAAGCTGGATGATACCCTTGACCGCACCTTAGAAGATGGAGCTAAACAACATAACCTGACAGTTGTCAACGTGCGAAACATCCTGCAT GAAGTAATCACAAATGAGCATGTGGTTGCCATGATGAAAGCAGCCATCAGTGAGACAGAAGATATACCTTTGTTT GAGCCCAAAATGACTCGTTCTAAACTGAAGGAAGTTGTGGAGAAAGGAGTG GTGATTCCAACATGGAATATATCTCCAATTAAGAAGGCAAATGAGGTGAAG CCTCCTCAGTTTGTGGACATTCCTCTTGAGGAAGATGATTCTTCTGATGAAGAGTACCAGCCTGatgatgaggatgaggatgagaCTGCAGAAGAG AGCTTACTGGAAAGTGATGTAGAGAGCACTGCTTCTTCTCCTCGGGGAGCAAAACGATCTAGGACAAGGCGATCATCTGATGAAGAAGGCGGGACGCTTTGCGAG ATGGAGAAGGTTACTACATCTGTTGTTAGACATATTAGTGCTGAAGTAGTTCCCATGGGACCTCCACCACCTcctaaaccaaagcaaaacaaagacagcACGTTCATGGAGAAGCTGCATGCAGTGGATGAAGAATTGGCTTCAAGCCCAGTGTGCATGGATTCTTACCAG TCTCTGGAAGACAGCCTCATTGCCTTCCGAACCCGATCAAAGAGACCGCTGAAGGATGTTCCGCTGGGTCAGCTGGAGGCTGAGCTCCGAGCCCCAGATATCACACCTGATATGTATGATCCCAACACTGCAGATGATGAAGAATGGAAAAGGTGGCTTGGAGGACTCATGAACGATGATGTGGAGAATGAAG ATGAAgcagatgatgatgatgaccCCGAGTACAACTTCCTGGAAGATCTGGATGAACCAGACACAGAAGATTTCAGAAATGATCGTGCTGTGAGAATTACCA AAAAGGAAGTGAATGAACTGATGGAGGAGCTGTTTGAGACA TTTCAGGACGAGATGGGTTTCTCAAACATGGAAGATGAAGGTCCAGAAGATGAAGATAATGTTACAGAGTCACGGCCAAATTTTAATACGCCACAGGCACTTAG ATTTGAAGAGCCTCTGGCCAATTTACTGAATGAACAACACCGGACAGTGAAGGAACAGCTTGAGCAGCTGAGAATGAAAAAATCCTCAATAAAGCCACCACAGGAgatagaaaaatcaaaacctcAAAATGAGAAGCCTCTCCAGAGCCTTGTTCTGGACAGTGTGCAAAGAAAGAGGCTccagcagcaaatgcagcag CATGTTCAGCTTCTGACTCAAATCCATCTTCTCGCAAGCTCCAACCCTGCTTTAAGTTCAGAGGCTGGTACTACCAGGATGTTTTTG AGTGAGCTTGGTAACTTTGCTCGAAGCTCTACAATCCTTCGTCTGTCGTTCAATCCTAAGTTTCAGACAATGTTCCAGCCATGTAACTTGAAGGGAGCGCTGCAGCTCATTGAAGATTTTCATGCCCAAGTCCAAGTTGACTGGAGCCCTCGCAAAGCTGTAAAGAAGAGTG CCAATGAATTTCCATGTTTGCCAAAGCAAGTAGCATGGATTTTGGCAACAAGGAGAGTCTTTATGTATCCAGAGTTACTGCCAATATGTGCCTTGAAAGCAAACCCTCCCCGGGACAAGATTATCTTCACCAAGGCAGAGGACAA TTTATTAGCTTTAGGTCTGAAACATTTTGAAGGGACAGAGTTTCCAAAGCCTTTGATCAGCAAGTATCTCTTGCCAACAAAAACTGCCCACCAGCTTACAGTACGAATCAAGAATCTCAATATGAATCGAGCCCCTGATAATATCATCAGA TActacaaaaagacaaaacagctgCCCATTCTGTTCAAGTGCTGTGAGGAAATCCAACCTAATGAGTGGAAGCCACCTGTGGAGAGAGAAGAACATCGCCTGCCTTTTTGGCTAAAG GCAAGCTTGCCCTCCATTCAGAGGGAACTGAAGCAATTAGCGGAAGATGCCAGGGAGATGCCAGGTTCACCTGATGCAGAATCTGTCTTTTTGGGGACAGGAAAGGACACTGCAGACACAGAACGTGATGAAAAATACCCTCTACTCATGCCAAAGGGACTAGTACTGACCCTAAAGCCTCTTGCCAATCGATTCTCTAGGAGAGCATGGAGGAGGCAGAGGTCTTCAGCTTTGAAGCCTGTTCTCATTCGACCGAGTCCTTGCCTGCAGCCCAGTTCCAACGCTATTAACATCCAGAAAACTGTGAAGTTGTCCCAGTCAGAAGCTCCTCCCAGCAAAGTTATGGTTCAGATTCCTCGGCTGATCCAGCCGGCTACGGTTATGCAGACTGTGCCGGGAGTGCAGCCTTTAAATGTTCCAGCAGTGGTAGGAAGCGGGGATGGCTTGGAATTCCAGAATGTGCTCTCCACTTCACATTCAGACTCCAGACAAGCTTTCTCAGCTGCGGTACCACCAGCTCTAGTGTCCTCAAATCCAGTAACTTTTCAGCCAAAAGTGATGTTGCCAGCTTTGGCCGGAGCAAAAATACGCAAACCTTGTGTTCGTAAGGgataccaaaagaaaaaagggacaaaatCTGCCCCACTGATAAAGGCTTCGGCTTTGATTCAGCCATCTCCTGTGATCCTTACTGTACCCGCTACCACCGTGAAAGTGGTTAATATAGGCAACGGTTGCAATATGATTCAGCCCATAAATACAACAGTTGGTAGAGGCACTCAGGCTATTCCAGTTACAACCTTATTGGTAAATCCATCCACTTTCCCATGTCCATTAAATCAGCCTCTAGTGACTTCTTCAATCCCTTCGTTGATTGTCTCTCCTAACCCTGTTGGTCTTTCTGCATCATCTGTTGGTGAAAACGAAGAACAGCTGAATCTGgttcctgcctgcctggctggaaAGAACAAAAGTACCTATCCCACGGTGGAGCCCAAGGCAGAGCCCCCGGAGCTGTACGTTTCATGCTCCGCTGTCTCCCCCAAGGAGGAGTGTGGTACAAATCCTTCCACTTCAAATAACAGCAGTCAGGAAGAGGTAAATAAGAGCGACTGCTGTAGCTGGACAGTGGTGGAAGGAGACGAGAATGTCTCAGAGCCCTTGTCTGTGGACCTTTTGCCTCATTTAGAAGATCCAGATGAAACGGTGAAAATCGAGCCCGAAGAGTCCAATGATGCTACCAAGGAAGTGAATCCAGTACAGAAGAGGGATCTCTTATGCGCTGAAGTGAAGGAGGAATTCATGCTGGATCTTGGTCAGGAGCTGAACATGGAGGCTGAATGTTCATGTTCAGATGacctgaaagaaattaagaaggAGCAGCACGCTTTGTgtgaggagaagggagaagaagaaCGACGGGCTTTGCAGTCGACTCCCCATGGTGAACAGCAGATGGATGCAGGTGTTGTTGCTGGACCACAAGTAAGCAGTGAGTCTCCAAAGAATCTTTCTTACGCAGCAGATGTTGAGGCTGAATTTAGTAGTCCGCTAGGAAGACCAGAGGATTCGTCCAGTATTGATGGCCAGTCTGTTGGGACACCAGCTGGCCCTGAAGctgcaggagaaagagaaggacaagaagaagaggaagaagatgatTTTGATGATTTTACACAAGATGAGGATGAAGAAATGTCATCAGCCTCAGAAGAATCTATTCTTTCAGTGCCAGAACTTCAg GAGACAATGGAAAAACTTACTTGGCTTGCAACAGAGAGACGTTTAAGCCAAGAAGGAGATTCTGAAGAAGAGAATTCCCAGGAAGACAACTCTGagcctgaggaagaggaggaggaggaaggggaaggaataGAGAGTTCACAGAAAGATGATGAAATATGTGGAGATATATCAGAGGAACCTAAATCTGCCTTCACGTTGACAAAGACTGCCCCGCAGGTGGAAGCCCACAGAATCCCAGCAG gagaaaacatgaaagcccctgggaagagcaggagcTCCCACAGAACCAGGAATAAGAGGGGACGGGCTCGTGCTAGCAAAGATACATCTAAACTGCTCCTCTTGTATGATGAAGACATCCTAGAGAGAGATCCCCTGCGGGAACAGAAAGATCTGGCATTTGCACAAGCCTATCTAACCAGG GTGCGTGAAGCCTTGCAGCATGTTCCTGGGAAGTACGAAGACTTTCTTCGCGTTATCTATGAGTTTGAGATCAGCACGGACAAGCGAACAGCTGTGGATCTCTATTCCACTTTACAGAAACTATTGCATGACTGGCCACAGTTGCTCACagattttgctgcctttctcttACCAGAACAAGCTTTGGAGTGTGGATTG TTTGAAGAGCagcaagcatttgaaaaaagcCGGAAGTTCCTCAGGCAGCTGGagatttgttttgctgaaaatcCTGCCCACCATCAAAAGATCATCAaagttctgcagagctgtgcagactGCCTTCCCCAGGAGATTGCAGAG CTGAAGACCCAAATGTGGCAGCTGTTGAAAGGACATGACCACTTGCAGGATGAGTTCTCCATTTTCTTTGATCACTTGCGTCCCTCAGCCAGTCGCATGGGAGACTTTGAGGAGATCAACTGGACAGAAGAGAAGGAGTATGAG TTCGATGGGTTTGAAGAGGTGTCTTTGCCAGATGTAGAAGAGGAGGATGAACCCCCCAAGATGCATGCAGCCTCGAAAAATAAGAAGCGGAAGGAGATCGGAGGCCAGAACAATGACAAG GAGGTCGAGTGGGTAGATGGGATGAAGGAATGTTCATGTTCCTGCCATGAAGGGAGTAGCGATCTCAagctaaagaaaagcaaaaggaggacCTGCAGCCATTGTAGTAGTAAG GtgtgtgaaaacaaattttataaaaataaagattctcCAGAGCTGACTGCAAGCCTTGTTCAGCAAGAATCAAGTCCTCAGCCTGAAGGGAAGGATTCTGGAATGTCTAAGGAACCTGCAGAAGaaagcctggagaacagaaatgaGGGAGAGGATttccagagcaaaacaaaacccatgtCTAGGAAAGTGGACTCTCTGGCCTCAG
- the SYT11 gene encoding synaptotagmin-11 isoform X1, with product MAEITSVHPGFDVSPVVAGLIGATVLVVSVSVTVFVWTCCHQQAEKKHKTPPYKFIHMLKGISIYPETLSNKKKINRIRRDKNGTPKETGRGNLLVDAAESGLIGSDKAPDGPNAAPHVDQLPIKVDYGDELSPDQSLTPGGSKTSSPSSPGDDVMLGELTFLVDYNFPKKALVVTIQEAHGLPVMDEHTQSSDPYIKMTILPDKRHRVKTRVLRKTLDPVFDETFTFYGIPYSQLQDLVLHFLVLSFDRFSRDDVIGEVMVPLAGVDPSTGKVQLTREILKRNIQKCISRGELQVSLSYQPVAQRMTVVVLKARHLPKMDITGLSGNPYVKVNVYYGRKRIAKKKTHVKKCTLNPVFNESFIYDIPIDLLPDISIEFLVIDFDRTTKNEVVGRLILGAHSITAAGVEHWREVCENPRKPVAKWHSLSEY from the exons ATGGCGGAGATCACCAGTGTCCACCCCGGCTTCG ATGTCTCGCCAGTTGTGGCAGGCCTCATTGGTGCTACTGTCCTGGTGGTTTCTGTCTCCGTAACAGTTTTTGTGTGGACATGCTGTCAccagcaagcagaaaagaagcACAAAACCCCACCGTATAAATTCATTCACATGTTGAAAGGCATCAGTATCTATCCGGAGACCTTGagtaacaagaagaaaattaaccgAATCCGGAGAGACAAGAATGGCACTCCTAAGGAGACTGGAAGGGGAAACCTCTTGGTGGATGCTGCTGAATCTGGTTTAATAGGCTCTGATAAGGCTCCTGATGGGCCAAACGCAGCCCCCCATGTCGACCAGCTCCCGATAAAAGTAGATTATGGAGATGAACTAAGTCCAGATCAAAGCCTCACTCCAGGAGGAAGTAAAACCTCCTCCCCATCTTCTCCAGGGGATGACGTCATGTTGGGCGAACTGACTTTCTTAGTGGACTACAACTTCCCTAAAAAAGCGCTGGTAGTTACCATTCAGGAGGCTCACGGGCTGCCAGTGATGGATGAGCATACTCAGAGCTCTGACCCTTACATCAAGATGACAATTCTTCCAGATAAAAGGCATCGAGTGAAGACTCGCGTACTTCGCAAGACACTGGACCCAGTCTTTGATGAGACCTTCACCTTCTATGGCATCCCGTACAGCCAGCTCCAGGATTTGGTGCTTCATTTCCTCGTGCTGAGCTTTGATCGCTTTTCTCGAGATGATGTTATTGGAGAAGTCATGGTGCCCCTTGCAGGGGTGGATCCGAGCACTGGAAAGGTTCAGCTGACCAGGGAGATCCTCAAAAGGAACATACAA aaatgcattAGCAGAGGGGAGCTGCAAGTCTCCTTGTCTTACCAGCCGGTGGCACAGAGAATGACCGTTGTGGTGCTGAAAGCCAGACATTTGCCAAAGATGGATATCACTGGCCTCTCAGGTA ATCCGTACGTTAAGGTGAATGTTTATTACGGAAGAAAGCGCATAGCAAAAAAGAAGACTCACGTGAAGAAGTGCACTTTGAATCCTGTCTTCAACGAATCCTTCATTTATGATATCCCCATTGATCTCCTTCCTGACATCAGCATTGAATTCCTAGTTATCGATTTTGACCGTACCACAAAGAACGAAGTGGTGGGACGGCTGATTTTGGGAGcacacagcatcactgcagctgGTGTGGAACACTGGCGAGAGGTGTGTGAGAATCCTAGAAAGCCAGTGGCCAAATGGCACAGCCTGAGCGAATACTAG
- the SYT11 gene encoding synaptotagmin-11 isoform X3 — translation MAEITSVHPGFDVSPVVAGLIGATVLVVSVSVTVFVWTCCHQQAEKKHKTPPYKFIHMLKGISIYPETLSNKKKINRIRRDKNGTPKETGRGNLLVDAAESGLIGSDKAPDGPNAAPHVDQLPIKVDYGDELSPDQSLTPGGSKTSSPSSPGDDVMLGELTFLVDYNFPKKALVVTIQEAHGLPVMDEHTQSSDPYIKMTILPDKRHRVKTRVLRKTLDPVFDETFTFYGIPYSQLQDLVLHFLVLSFDRFSRDDVIGEVMVPLAGVDPSTGKVQLTREILKRNIQKCISRGELQVSLSYQPVAQRMTVVVLKARHLPKMDITGLSDPYVKVNVYYGRKRIAKKKTHVKKCTLNPVFNESFIYDIPIDLLPDISIEFLVIDFDRTTKNEVVGRLILGAHSITAAGVEHWREVCENPRKPVAKWHSLSEY, via the exons ATGGCGGAGATCACCAGTGTCCACCCCGGCTTCG ATGTCTCGCCAGTTGTGGCAGGCCTCATTGGTGCTACTGTCCTGGTGGTTTCTGTCTCCGTAACAGTTTTTGTGTGGACATGCTGTCAccagcaagcagaaaagaagcACAAAACCCCACCGTATAAATTCATTCACATGTTGAAAGGCATCAGTATCTATCCGGAGACCTTGagtaacaagaagaaaattaaccgAATCCGGAGAGACAAGAATGGCACTCCTAAGGAGACTGGAAGGGGAAACCTCTTGGTGGATGCTGCTGAATCTGGTTTAATAGGCTCTGATAAGGCTCCTGATGGGCCAAACGCAGCCCCCCATGTCGACCAGCTCCCGATAAAAGTAGATTATGGAGATGAACTAAGTCCAGATCAAAGCCTCACTCCAGGAGGAAGTAAAACCTCCTCCCCATCTTCTCCAGGGGATGACGTCATGTTGGGCGAACTGACTTTCTTAGTGGACTACAACTTCCCTAAAAAAGCGCTGGTAGTTACCATTCAGGAGGCTCACGGGCTGCCAGTGATGGATGAGCATACTCAGAGCTCTGACCCTTACATCAAGATGACAATTCTTCCAGATAAAAGGCATCGAGTGAAGACTCGCGTACTTCGCAAGACACTGGACCCAGTCTTTGATGAGACCTTCACCTTCTATGGCATCCCGTACAGCCAGCTCCAGGATTTGGTGCTTCATTTCCTCGTGCTGAGCTTTGATCGCTTTTCTCGAGATGATGTTATTGGAGAAGTCATGGTGCCCCTTGCAGGGGTGGATCCGAGCACTGGAAAGGTTCAGCTGACCAGGGAGATCCTCAAAAGGAACATACAA aaatgcattAGCAGAGGGGAGCTGCAAGTCTCCTTGTCTTACCAGCCGGTGGCACAGAGAATGACCGTTGTGGTGCTGAAAGCCAGACATTTGCCAAAGATGGATATCACTGGCCTCTCAG ATCCGTACGTTAAGGTGAATGTTTATTACGGAAGAAAGCGCATAGCAAAAAAGAAGACTCACGTGAAGAAGTGCACTTTGAATCCTGTCTTCAACGAATCCTTCATTTATGATATCCCCATTGATCTCCTTCCTGACATCAGCATTGAATTCCTAGTTATCGATTTTGACCGTACCACAAAGAACGAAGTGGTGGGACGGCTGATTTTGGGAGcacacagcatcactgcagctgGTGTGGAACACTGGCGAGAGGTGTGTGAGAATCCTAGAAAGCCAGTGGCCAAATGGCACAGCCTGAGCGAATACTAG
- the SYT11 gene encoding synaptotagmin-11 isoform X2: MAEITSVHPGFDVSPVVAGLIGATVLVVSVSVTVFVWTCCHQQAEKKHKTPPYKFIHMLKGISIYPETLSNKKKINRIRRDKNGTPKETGRGNLLVDAAESGLIGSDKAPDGPNAAPHVDQLPIKVDYGDELSPDQSLTPGGSKTSSPSSPGDDVMLGELTFLVDYNFPKKALVVTIQEAHGLPVMDEHTQSSDPYIKMTILPDKRHRVKTRVLRKTLDPVFDETFTFYGIPYSQLQDLVLHFLVLSFDRFSRDDVIGEVMVPLAGVDPSTGKVQLTREILKRNIQKCISRGELQVSLSYQPVAQRMTVVVLKARHLPKMDITGLSADPYVKVNVYYGRKRIAKKKTHVKKCTLNPVFNESFIYDIPIDLLPDISIEFLVIDFDRTTKNEVVGRLILGAHSITAAGVEHWREVCENPRKPVAKWHSLSEY; the protein is encoded by the exons ATGGCGGAGATCACCAGTGTCCACCCCGGCTTCG ATGTCTCGCCAGTTGTGGCAGGCCTCATTGGTGCTACTGTCCTGGTGGTTTCTGTCTCCGTAACAGTTTTTGTGTGGACATGCTGTCAccagcaagcagaaaagaagcACAAAACCCCACCGTATAAATTCATTCACATGTTGAAAGGCATCAGTATCTATCCGGAGACCTTGagtaacaagaagaaaattaaccgAATCCGGAGAGACAAGAATGGCACTCCTAAGGAGACTGGAAGGGGAAACCTCTTGGTGGATGCTGCTGAATCTGGTTTAATAGGCTCTGATAAGGCTCCTGATGGGCCAAACGCAGCCCCCCATGTCGACCAGCTCCCGATAAAAGTAGATTATGGAGATGAACTAAGTCCAGATCAAAGCCTCACTCCAGGAGGAAGTAAAACCTCCTCCCCATCTTCTCCAGGGGATGACGTCATGTTGGGCGAACTGACTTTCTTAGTGGACTACAACTTCCCTAAAAAAGCGCTGGTAGTTACCATTCAGGAGGCTCACGGGCTGCCAGTGATGGATGAGCATACTCAGAGCTCTGACCCTTACATCAAGATGACAATTCTTCCAGATAAAAGGCATCGAGTGAAGACTCGCGTACTTCGCAAGACACTGGACCCAGTCTTTGATGAGACCTTCACCTTCTATGGCATCCCGTACAGCCAGCTCCAGGATTTGGTGCTTCATTTCCTCGTGCTGAGCTTTGATCGCTTTTCTCGAGATGATGTTATTGGAGAAGTCATGGTGCCCCTTGCAGGGGTGGATCCGAGCACTGGAAAGGTTCAGCTGACCAGGGAGATCCTCAAAAGGAACATACAA aaatgcattAGCAGAGGGGAGCTGCAAGTCTCCTTGTCTTACCAGCCGGTGGCACAGAGAATGACCGTTGTGGTGCTGAAAGCCAGACATTTGCCAAAGATGGATATCACTGGCCTCTCAG cAGATCCGTACGTTAAGGTGAATGTTTATTACGGAAGAAAGCGCATAGCAAAAAAGAAGACTCACGTGAAGAAGTGCACTTTGAATCCTGTCTTCAACGAATCCTTCATTTATGATATCCCCATTGATCTCCTTCCTGACATCAGCATTGAATTCCTAGTTATCGATTTTGACCGTACCACAAAGAACGAAGTGGTGGGACGGCTGATTTTGGGAGcacacagcatcactgcagctgGTGTGGAACACTGGCGAGAGGTGTGTGAGAATCCTAGAAAGCCAGTGGCCAAATGGCACAGCCTGAGCGAATACTAG